In Marinilabiliales bacterium, the genomic stretch GTGAGGGTCCGGCAAGTGATGAAAAGCCGGCCAGGGATACCGGCAGGCAGAGGATGTCAATGCTGAGGCGAAAACTGAGTGAGCGACTGGTTGCCGTTAAAAATGAAACCGCCATGCTCACCACCTTCAACGAGGTGGATATGAGTCATATCATAGATATCAGGAAGAAAAATCAATCTGCCTTCACCGAAAAACACGGTGTAAAGCTGGGCTTCATGTCTTTTTTTGTAAAGGCTGCCACACTTGCTCTTGAGGCCTATCCGACTGTCAACTCCTACATTGACGGAGAGGACATGGTAACGCCCAATTACCACGACATAGGAATTGCAGTGCAGGCGGAAAAGGGGCTGATGGTGCCCGTTATAAGGAATGCAGGTACCATGACACTGGCAGAGATAGAGAAGGAGATACTTGGGCTGGCAGATAAGGCCAGGAAAAACAGGATCTCTATCGACGACATGACCGGGGGCACATTCACCATAACCAACGGCGGGGTGTTCGGGTCGCTTCTGTCAACGCCCATACTCAACCCTCCCCAATCAGGCATCCTCGGTATGCATAATATCGTTGAACGGCCGGTTGCAATAGACGGCCGGGTGGAGATCAGGCCAATGATGTACATTGCTCTCTCATATGATCACCGGATAATTGATGGCAGAGATTCGGTCAGCTTCCTGGTCCGCCTAAAAGAGATAATAGAGAACCCCCTTATGATGCTTTCAGGTGGATCTGATCCCATGAACGCTCTGCTGAACATATAGAAATAAATAGCCATTTCCTGACAATCTTTGCTCTTCCCGGTCAGACGAAGGGTTACACCTATCTCCCTTCCATAAAACCAGGGGCCATTCATGGCCCGTTTATGCTCTTTTGCCAAAATATCAGGCAACATTACTTCTTCGTGTTATAATTTATCTTATTTTTATTCCGTGAAGAACTTTTTATGAAACCCTTCATGAAAATTGTCATCACAAGGCCTCTGCAATTTATAGCCAAAGTAGAATAAAATTTCAACTTAATGCTTAAGTCAATATTTTGACCTTTGATAATTAACCCTTGATCTATTATGAAGTCAATTTTCTTTACCCTCAGCCTTTTAGTTATTTGCCATTTCAGCTCCTTTACTCAGGTGGCAGATGGTATTAATTACCAGGCTATTGCCCTTGACGAGACAGGCAACC encodes the following:
- the odhB gene encoding 2-oxoglutarate dehydrogenase complex dihydrolipoyllysine-residue succinyltransferase, which produces MIIEIKIPSPGESVAEVEIAKWLVNDGDYVEKDQEIAEVESDKATLPLLAEESGVITIRAETGSAVSVGSVACTIDTEGSTNGSGGKKKTGTAKEKAEENGTAAAGVPAGKDDGGKPAGKDDDGDPSGKDDGGKQSGHDATVESAGKGRSSQTAGNLKLSPLARKLMEKEGLTIDDVIGGLARITKEDVQMVAGMKNKKSPAQITFTDVGDRPATGEGPASDEKPARDTGRQRMSMLRRKLSERLVAVKNETAMLTTFNEVDMSHIIDIRKKNQSAFTEKHGVKLGFMSFFVKAATLALEAYPTVNSYIDGEDMVTPNYHDIGIAVQAEKGLMVPVIRNAGTMTLAEIEKEILGLADKARKNRISIDDMTGGTFTITNGGVFGSLLSTPILNPPQSGILGMHNIVERPVAIDGRVEIRPMMYIALSYDHRIIDGRDSVSFLVRLKEIIENPLMMLSGGSDPMNALLNI